In a genomic window of Polycladomyces abyssicola:
- a CDS encoding Glu/Leu/Phe/Val family dehydrogenase: protein MSVTISKSAQQNEELNLLKSTQAIIKEALGHLGYPHQFYELIKEPLRTLTVRIPVRMDDGTVRVFTGYRAQHNDAVGPTKGGVRFHPDVTEDEVKALSIWMSLKCGIVNIPYGGGKGGIVCDPRELSFRELERLSRGYVRAISQIVGPAKDIPAPDVFTNPQIMAWMLDEYDHIREFDSPGFITGKPLVLGGSHGRETATAKGVTICIEEAAKRKGIDIQGAKVVIQGFGNAGSYLAKFMHDAGAKVIGISDAYGALYDPDGLDIDYLLDRRDSFGTVTKLFKNTITNRELLELPCDILVPAAIGNQITSANAHRINAKVVVEAANGPTTWEGTRILTERGILLVPDVLASAGGVTVSYFEWVQNNQGYYWSEEEVESKLRDVLVRAFENVYNMSQQRKVNMRLAAYMVGIRKLAEANRIRGWV, encoded by the coding sequence ATGAGCGTTACAATATCGAAGTCTGCTCAGCAGAATGAGGAATTAAATCTCTTGAAATCGACTCAGGCCATTATAAAAGAAGCTTTGGGCCATCTGGGCTATCCCCATCAATTTTATGAATTGATCAAAGAGCCTTTGAGAACCTTAACCGTTCGGATTCCGGTCCGCATGGATGATGGCACGGTTCGCGTGTTCACCGGTTATCGTGCCCAACATAATGATGCCGTCGGGCCGACCAAAGGAGGAGTCCGGTTCCACCCGGATGTTACGGAGGACGAGGTTAAAGCTTTGTCCATTTGGATGAGCTTAAAATGCGGGATTGTAAATATCCCTTATGGCGGCGGGAAAGGTGGAATCGTCTGCGATCCACGTGAACTCTCTTTCCGTGAATTGGAGCGTTTAAGCCGGGGATACGTGAGGGCGATCAGTCAGATTGTCGGACCCGCGAAGGATATCCCGGCCCCCGACGTATTTACAAATCCCCAAATCATGGCCTGGATGCTGGATGAATACGATCACATTCGTGAATTTGATTCGCCTGGATTTATTACAGGGAAACCTTTGGTTCTTGGCGGTTCGCATGGGCGGGAAACAGCAACGGCGAAGGGAGTAACGATTTGTATTGAAGAAGCCGCGAAGCGGAAAGGAATTGATATTCAGGGGGCCAAAGTCGTCATCCAAGGTTTTGGGAATGCCGGGAGTTATTTGGCTAAATTCATGCACGATGCGGGCGCCAAAGTGATTGGAATTTCTGATGCTTACGGCGCTTTATATGATCCCGACGGCCTTGATATAGATTATTTGCTGGATCGCCGGGATTCCTTCGGGACGGTAACAAAGCTTTTTAAAAATACGATTACAAATCGGGAATTGTTGGAATTACCCTGCGACATTCTTGTGCCGGCGGCTATCGGAAATCAGATCACATCCGCCAACGCCCACAGAATCAACGCAAAGGTTGTTGTAGAAGCTGCCAACGGACCGACCACATGGGAAGGAACCAGAATCCTCACGGAAAGAGGCATTCTGCTGGTGCCTGATGTACTTGCAAGTGCTGGCGGGGTTACCGTTTCCTATTTTGAGTGGGTGCAAAACAATCAAGGTTATTATTGGTCTGAAGAGGAAGTCGAATCCAAGTTGCGCGATGTTCTGGTCCGTGCTTTTGAAAACGTCTATAACATGTCCCAGCAAAGAAAGGTAAATATGCGCTTGGCAGCTTATATGGTGGGCATTCGCAAATTGGCCGAAGCCAACCGGATACGGGGTTGGGTTTGA
- a CDS encoding ABC transporter permease: MLNNATAVSVDKSKVRSVTPKRFWNPRLLILLIPPIIWLSVFLFVPYITLFINSFWKVDFGTIVHDFSFSNYTKFFTNELYYGTLIKTLKVAFWVTLFSVLLGYPLAYFINYKIKKNKQLMYTLVIIPLWVSYLVRAYAWKIVLGQDGILNSFLLAIGVIDKPLEIFLYSPYAVTLALTHIYTPWVLMSIYTSLEHIPQNLIEASKDLGAGRFRTFYKVVLPLSMPGVIAGATFAFVLTMGDFLAPQLLGGTSSMMISNVVYSLFGVANNWPLGSAIGIITLIIVIGILEMAHRLEKKTASFEGGTNK; this comes from the coding sequence ATGCTTAATAACGCAACCGCCGTATCAGTCGATAAATCCAAAGTCAGATCTGTGACCCCAAAGCGTTTTTGGAATCCACGCCTCTTGATCTTATTGATTCCTCCGATCATTTGGCTGTCAGTCTTTTTGTTTGTGCCGTACATTACATTATTTATCAATAGTTTTTGGAAGGTAGACTTTGGGACAATTGTTCATGACTTTTCATTTAGTAACTATACTAAGTTTTTTACGAATGAATTATATTATGGAACACTTATAAAAACTTTGAAAGTCGCGTTTTGGGTAACTTTGTTTAGTGTTCTCCTCGGTTATCCGTTAGCTTACTTCATCAATTACAAAATCAAAAAAAATAAACAACTGATGTACACGTTAGTGATCATCCCGTTATGGGTGAGTTATCTAGTGCGAGCTTATGCTTGGAAAATTGTTTTAGGACAGGATGGTATTTTAAACAGTTTTTTACTTGCGATTGGTGTAATTGACAAACCGTTAGAGATTTTTTTATATAGTCCATATGCGGTTACTCTGGCGTTAACCCATATCTACACTCCGTGGGTTTTAATGTCTATTTATACATCGTTGGAACACATCCCCCAAAATCTTATAGAAGCATCCAAAGATCTTGGTGCTGGTCGTTTTCGCACTTTTTATAAAGTTGTTTTACCGTTAAGTATGCCTGGAGTGATAGCAGGTGCAACATTTGCTTTTGTATTGACGATGGGAGATTTTCTGGCTCCCCAATTGTTGGGGGGAACGAGCAGCATGATGATCTCGAACGTTGTTTATAGTCTGTTTGGTGTAGCCAATAACTGGCCGCTAGGATCTGCCATCGGAATTATTACCTTGATCATTGTAATTGGCATATTGGAGATGGCGCACCGCCTGGAAAAGAAAACGGCGAGTTTTGAGGGCGGTACGAACAAATAG
- a CDS encoding sigma-54 interaction domain-containing protein produces MVDKTPSLLTWKFITRILQHFEEGVVILDPEGEITVINSAARSLLKLEKLTSIKNVNDLPKELQEIWENRYRHNNTKRFLHNFDVEVNIVPGFGDGVAMIMKKRSSDLLHGQEKLINRELQAILDSSFDGIFITDGKGITLRVNEKCEIFYGISRDQLIGRHVKELEKEGVFSPSATAMAIEKRKNISVVQTTANGRNLLVQANIIWDENGEIYRVICSSKDITELSHLKNRFSQNHPLINDSQLSLDENGNTNGSLVAKSPVMKKLLNFASRVAQTESTVLLLGETGVGKGEIARYIHKNSRRSNGPFLMVNCGAIPDTLMESEIFGYDGGAFTGANKQGKIGFMELADGGTLFLDEIGELPLSLQVKLLHVLQDGTFTRIGGREYIRTDVRIIAATNQNLEELVRIGKFRKDLYYRLNVIPITIPPLRERPEDVIPLLISYLERTIEKNGRSKEFSRDVLSLLSKYNWPGNIRELQNFVEWMYVAAEDDVIDISCLPPAIYDRFRFNSNESPIVINRIIPLKEALQFVEQELIKKAQSVTTSTYQIAELLKVNQSTVVRKLNKIKSPDKEITLNRISNFSNNAN; encoded by the coding sequence ATGGTTGATAAAACACCGTCCCTGTTAACTTGGAAGTTTATAACGAGAATTTTACAGCATTTCGAAGAAGGTGTGGTGATCCTTGACCCTGAAGGAGAGATTACAGTCATCAACTCGGCAGCTCGCTCCCTATTAAAACTAGAAAAACTAACCTCAATAAAGAACGTTAATGACTTGCCTAAAGAACTTCAAGAAATTTGGGAAAACCGCTATCGACACAACAACACGAAACGCTTTCTTCATAACTTCGATGTTGAAGTAAACATAGTACCCGGATTTGGAGACGGGGTTGCCATGATTATGAAGAAGAGATCCTCAGATCTGCTTCACGGTCAGGAAAAATTGATCAATCGTGAGTTACAAGCAATTCTAGATTCATCTTTTGATGGAATTTTTATAACTGACGGGAAGGGTATTACATTACGAGTAAATGAGAAATGTGAGATTTTCTATGGAATATCACGTGATCAGCTAATTGGTCGTCATGTGAAAGAGTTGGAAAAAGAAGGCGTATTTTCTCCATCAGCAACTGCCATGGCAATTGAAAAACGGAAAAATATTTCAGTAGTGCAGACTACTGCAAATGGACGTAATTTGTTGGTTCAAGCAAATATTATCTGGGATGAAAACGGTGAAATCTACAGAGTAATTTGCTCTTCAAAGGATATTACCGAACTTAGCCATCTCAAAAACAGATTTTCTCAGAATCATCCTTTGATTAATGATTCCCAGTTATCTCTTGATGAAAATGGAAATACAAATGGCTCGTTAGTTGCCAAAAGTCCAGTAATGAAAAAATTATTAAACTTTGCTTCACGGGTTGCACAAACAGAGTCTACGGTGCTGTTATTAGGAGAAACAGGTGTTGGAAAAGGGGAAATTGCCCGTTACATTCATAAAAACAGTCGACGGAGTAATGGACCTTTTTTAATGGTCAATTGTGGAGCAATCCCCGACACATTGATGGAAAGTGAGATCTTTGGTTATGATGGAGGAGCCTTTACGGGGGCAAACAAACAAGGGAAAATTGGTTTTATGGAACTTGCCGATGGAGGGACACTTTTTTTGGATGAGATTGGAGAATTGCCTTTGTCCCTACAGGTCAAATTGCTTCATGTTCTGCAGGATGGAACCTTCACCCGAATTGGAGGGAGGGAATATATACGTACTGATGTAAGAATTATCGCCGCAACCAATCAAAACTTAGAAGAATTAGTTAGAATTGGCAAGTTCAGAAAAGACCTCTACTATCGGCTGAATGTGATTCCTATAACCATTCCACCGTTGCGTGAGAGACCAGAGGACGTTATCCCTTTGTTAATTTCTTACTTAGAGAGAACCATTGAAAAAAATGGACGATCTAAAGAATTTTCTCGGGATGTTCTTTCGCTTCTTTCTAAATATAACTGGCCGGGAAATATAAGGGAATTGCAAAATTTTGTAGAATGGATGTATGTTGCGGCTGAAGATGATGTGATTGACATCAGTTGCTTGCCTCCTGCGATTTATGACCGTTTTCGCTTCAACTCAAATGAAAGTCCTATTGTTATCAATCGGATCATCCCTCTAAAGGAAGCTCTTCAATTTGTAGAACAGGAATTGATAAAAAAGGCTCAAAGTGTCACTACGAGTACCTACCAAATTGCCGAACTCCTGAAAGTAAACCAATCAACTGTCGTACGAAAATTAAACAAAATAAAGAGTCCTGATAAAGAAATCACCTTAAACAGGATATCTAATTTTTCGAACAATGCAAATTGA
- a CDS encoding ABC transporter substrate-binding protein — MKKRKSVGLLATIILGLLMTMTACSGTTADKPKSDGKTLNLLTWEGYADPKFVKGFEEKYGVKVTVTYFGSSDELVSKLKGGGGNVYDVISPSSDVAGYLVREGLVAPINLNNVPNYKNLAEKLKNMNDVKKGGKVYGVPFTWGPDSLIYDADVIKTPPNSWKIFWDPKYKGKVSLWDDISNIYLIGQMMGLDKNDPSALYNMSDAQLQEAKKKLIELKPQVRKYWATAGELNDLFSNKEVVLAVGWPLTPKAVNASGRNLKEVIPKEGITGWIDRLMIVKSSPNKELAEKYINYVIDEKVQKIVADVTGYGVANKNAAKYMTPEQAKSIHIDDMDNYMKKINFWQEVKDRDKYNEIWNEVKAQ; from the coding sequence ATGAAAAAACGAAAATCTGTCGGTCTTCTAGCTACAATCATACTAGGTTTGTTGATGACGATGACTGCTTGTAGCGGTACAACGGCTGACAAACCAAAATCGGACGGTAAAACCCTTAATCTCCTTACATGGGAAGGATACGCTGACCCTAAATTTGTAAAAGGATTTGAAGAAAAGTATGGAGTCAAGGTAACTGTAACTTATTTTGGATCAAGTGACGAATTAGTTTCAAAATTGAAAGGTGGGGGCGGAAATGTATACGACGTCATTTCTCCCTCTTCCGACGTAGCTGGTTATTTAGTCAGAGAGGGTCTAGTTGCTCCGATTAATCTTAACAATGTACCCAATTATAAAAATTTAGCTGAAAAATTGAAGAATATGAACGATGTCAAAAAGGGCGGTAAAGTATATGGTGTTCCGTTTACTTGGGGACCAGACTCTCTCATATATGATGCAGACGTTATCAAAACGCCTCCGAATAGCTGGAAGATATTCTGGGATCCAAAGTATAAAGGCAAGGTTTCTTTGTGGGATGACATTTCGAATATTTATCTCATTGGACAAATGATGGGACTCGACAAAAACGATCCAAGCGCACTCTACAATATGTCTGATGCACAACTTCAGGAAGCTAAGAAAAAACTGATTGAATTGAAGCCCCAAGTTCGAAAATATTGGGCTACTGCTGGTGAACTTAACGATCTATTCTCAAATAAAGAAGTGGTGTTAGCGGTAGGTTGGCCTCTAACTCCCAAGGCAGTTAATGCATCTGGGCGTAACTTGAAAGAGGTCATTCCGAAAGAAGGAATTACGGGTTGGATTGATCGGTTAATGATCGTTAAATCCTCTCCAAACAAAGAATTGGCTGAAAAATATATCAATTATGTGATTGACGAGAAAGTTCAAAAAATAGTGGCAGATGTTACCGGTTACGGAGTTGCAAACAAGAATGCAGCTAAGTATATGACTCCTGAACAAGCAAAATCGATTCATATTGACGATATGGATAACTACATGAAAAAAATTAACTTCTGGCAGGAAGTTAAAGATCGCGACAAATATAACGAGATTTGGAATGAAGTCAAAGCCCAGTAA
- a CDS encoding SAV0927 family protein gives MEVRKELRSLDILFDELEQLTARHVCLVTETNRYDFSVHYSQFFCGKSMITCLQSGTMLLMSYEDIFNDNVWVTKFKIPNEDLELIKEFFKSALTPLYSDSLQY, from the coding sequence ATGGAGGTAAGAAAGGAGTTGAGATCATTGGACATTCTCTTTGATGAGTTGGAACAGCTGACAGCCAGGCATGTTTGTTTGGTAACAGAGACAAACCGATACGATTTTTCCGTCCATTACTCCCAATTTTTCTGCGGAAAAAGCATGATCACTTGTTTGCAATCAGGAACGATGTTGTTGATGTCTTACGAAGATATTTTCAATGATAATGTTTGGGTGACTAAGTTCAAGATTCCCAACGAAGATCTTGAACTGATTAAGGAGTTTTTCAAGTCGGCGCTTACTCCGCTTTATTCTGATTCCCTTCAATACTAA
- a CDS encoding ABC transporter permease translates to MGKQLRMDGITASLWITATLIFLFIYLPMIVVIVYSFNGNAVNSYPITSWSTKWYRILLQDVPLLNSLWNSLIVAVSGTLIGLILGIPSAFAVDRFKFPGKVLFERIVLLPMILPGIITGVAMMSVFVQIKMELSLTTILLGHGTFLIAVVMTQVYARLKRLDRSIEEASMDLGASRLQTFFLMTLPNIKTSVIGAALLSFTLSLDEIAVSYFLTGRELTLPVQIWAMLRRGITPEVNAISTLIFVFSVIMIVIVTRLSAEKTEL, encoded by the coding sequence GTGGGAAAACAATTACGAATGGACGGGATTACAGCAAGTCTGTGGATCACAGCAACCCTGATCTTTTTGTTTATTTACCTGCCGATGATTGTGGTGATTGTTTACTCATTTAACGGAAATGCAGTCAATTCGTACCCAATTACAAGCTGGTCAACAAAATGGTACAGAATTTTATTACAAGATGTGCCATTGCTAAATTCTTTATGGAATAGTCTCATTGTTGCTGTTTCTGGAACGTTAATTGGATTGATACTTGGCATTCCCTCCGCATTTGCTGTAGACAGATTTAAGTTTCCGGGAAAGGTCTTATTTGAGAGAATCGTCTTACTCCCGATGATATTGCCGGGCATTATTACCGGTGTTGCAATGATGAGTGTATTCGTCCAGATAAAAATGGAGCTGTCGTTAACCACGATTTTATTAGGACATGGTACATTTCTCATTGCGGTTGTAATGACTCAAGTATACGCAAGGCTAAAAAGACTGGACAGATCGATTGAGGAAGCCTCTATGGATCTTGGAGCCTCAAGACTACAAACGTTTTTTCTCATGACACTTCCGAATATTAAAACATCTGTTATTGGAGCCGCGTTGTTGTCGTTCACGCTTTCACTCGATGAAATTGCAGTCAGTTACTTTCTAACAGGAAGAGAACTAACCTTACCGGTACAGATCTGGGCGATGCTACGACGAGGGATAACACCGGAAGTTAATGCCATATCAACTCTCATCTTTGTTTTTTCCGTCATTATGATTGTCATTGTTACACGATTAAGCGCCGAAAAGACTGAGTTGTAA
- a CDS encoding biotin/lipoyl-containing protein produces the protein MKVRYEIISPYHGVITRVLSSPYSYIYEGESVCLIKTENALVEIKADLSGSIESLYVKQGEVVAPGKVLATIEEDFLSVNAGSD, from the coding sequence ATGAAAGTACGTTATGAAATTATCAGCCCCTATCATGGGGTCATTACCCGTGTATTGAGCAGTCCATATTCCTATATCTATGAAGGGGAAAGTGTCTGTTTAATAAAAACGGAGAATGCCCTAGTCGAAATCAAGGCGGATCTGAGCGGATCTATTGAGTCACTTTATGTGAAACAAGGTGAGGTAGTCGCCCCAGGGAAGGTGCTGGCTACTATAGAGGAAGATTTTCTGTCTGTTAACGCAGGAAGCGATTAA
- the speB gene encoding agmatinase, with the protein MKYPLSPDVKPEFCTIGSFMRLPSSRENAKVAILGMPFDTAASFRVGARFAPQAIRQASMTLFPYHPVHEVYPFEDTNAIDIGDVPVIPHNIHRSYELMEKYTLDLMKKEIIPIGLGGDHSVTLASLRAAAKKYGPVAMIHFDSHTDTWDTYYDEKYWHGSTFIRAYEEGLLQPDKVFQIGIRGTLNHPGDIGASIELGYHVITTQELRKRGFEDVVRQVRETIEDTPCFLTFDIDFVDPSCAPGTGTLEVGGFTSLETLEIVRSLTGFNYIGFDLVEVLPPYDPTQITSLLAATLVHDFASLAALNLKQKINLMPNKTEQKRGRTYESTL; encoded by the coding sequence ATGAAGTATCCCCTTTCACCAGATGTAAAACCAGAATTTTGTACGATCGGATCGTTTATGCGTTTACCTTCATCACGGGAAAATGCTAAGGTTGCCATTTTAGGGATGCCTTTTGATACGGCGGCTTCTTTCCGTGTAGGAGCGCGATTCGCCCCGCAAGCGATTCGCCAAGCATCTATGACACTATTCCCTTACCATCCGGTTCATGAGGTTTATCCTTTTGAAGATACAAACGCAATAGATATCGGTGACGTACCGGTTATTCCGCATAATATCCACCGCAGCTATGAACTAATGGAAAAATATACCTTAGATCTTATGAAAAAAGAAATCATACCGATTGGATTGGGTGGAGACCACTCAGTAACATTGGCAAGTTTGCGTGCAGCAGCCAAAAAATACGGTCCTGTTGCTATGATCCATTTCGACTCTCATACGGATACTTGGGATACGTATTACGATGAAAAATACTGGCATGGTTCTACGTTTATCCGGGCGTATGAAGAAGGGCTTTTACAACCGGATAAAGTATTTCAAATCGGTATTCGCGGTACACTCAATCATCCCGGCGACATCGGAGCAAGTATTGAACTTGGTTATCATGTAATCACTACTCAGGAATTGCGCAAACGCGGTTTTGAAGATGTAGTTAGACAGGTAAGAGAGACCATTGAAGATACACCTTGTTTCTTAACCTTTGATATCGACTTCGTTGATCCCTCCTGTGCACCCGGGACCGGTACGCTGGAAGTCGGTGGATTTACCAGCCTGGAAACACTTGAAATAGTTCGTTCTCTTACTGGCTTCAACTATATTGGATTTGACTTGGTGGAGGTACTTCCCCCCTACGATCCGACACAAATTACTTCTCTTTTAGCTGCTACGCTGGTGCATGATTTTGCCAGTCTTGCAGCGTTAAATCTCAAACAAAAAATAAATTTAATGCCCAACAAAACCGAACAAAAAAGGGGGAGAACATATGAAAGTACGTTATGA